Proteins from a single region of Starkeya sp. ORNL1:
- a CDS encoding ABC transporter substrate-binding protein produces MLKNLIPAKILAAAGLALAVSLSPAAAAEKLTVLLDWYVNPDHAPLIIAKEKGFFDAHGLDVTLVAPADPAAPPRLVAAKQAEIAVGYQPNLYLSVKEGLPLVRFGTLVSTPLTALVALKDGPIKKIADLKGKTVGYSVAGLEDALLGAMLTDAGLKPTDVTMVNVNFALSPALVAGKVDAVIGAYRNFELTQIRLEGKEGTAFFPEEHGVPVFDELIYITHKDLIADPRLKKFLAAVEDATIFILNHPDEAWGVFVKANPKLDDELNKTAWADTLRRFAHAPAALDSERYERFGEFMKAHGLIDKVEPVETYAPKLP; encoded by the coding sequence ATGCTGAAGAACCTTATCCCGGCGAAGATCCTGGCCGCCGCCGGCCTTGCACTCGCGGTCTCGCTGTCGCCGGCCGCGGCCGCCGAAAAGCTCACCGTGCTGCTCGACTGGTACGTCAATCCCGACCACGCCCCGCTGATCATCGCCAAGGAGAAGGGCTTTTTCGACGCCCACGGGCTCGATGTGACGCTGGTAGCGCCGGCCGATCCTGCCGCGCCGCCGCGCCTCGTCGCCGCCAAGCAGGCGGAGATCGCGGTCGGCTACCAGCCGAACCTCTATCTCTCGGTGAAGGAGGGCCTGCCGCTGGTGCGCTTCGGCACGCTGGTCTCCACCCCGCTCACCGCGCTGGTGGCGCTGAAGGACGGGCCGATCAAGAAGATCGCCGACCTCAAGGGCAAGACCGTTGGCTATTCGGTGGCCGGGCTGGAGGATGCGCTGCTCGGCGCCATGCTGACCGACGCCGGGCTGAAGCCCACGGATGTCACGATGGTGAACGTCAATTTCGCGCTCTCCCCGGCGCTCGTCGCCGGCAAGGTCGATGCGGTGATCGGCGCCTATCGCAATTTCGAACTCACCCAGATCAGGCTGGAGGGCAAGGAAGGCACCGCCTTCTTCCCGGAAGAGCATGGCGTGCCGGTGTTCGACGAGCTGATCTACATCACCCACAAGGATCTCATCGCCGACCCGCGACTGAAGAAGTTCCTCGCTGCGGTGGAGGACGCCACCATCTTCATCCTCAACCATCCGGACGAGGCGTGGGGCGTGTTCGTGAAGGCGAACCCGAAGCTCGACGACGAATTGAACAAGACCGCCTGGGCCGACACGCTGCGCCGCTTCGCCCATGCCCCGGCAGCGCTGGACAGCGAGCGCTATGAGCGGTTCGGCGAGTTCATGAAGGCCCATGGGCTGATCGACAAGGTCGAGCCGGTGGAGACCTACGCTCCGAAGCTGCCCTGA